The following proteins are encoded in a genomic region of Zea mays cultivar B73 chromosome 9, Zm-B73-REFERENCE-NAM-5.0, whole genome shotgun sequence:
- the LOC109942327 gene encoding histone acetyltransferase type B catalytic subunit-like, giving the protein MMAHMNQILQLRLFELNSKVVLHFFYSRLVPLVLLLVEGSTPIDIGEHGCEMLLVVKKATQESGSKFELLGFAAVHNFYHYPESIRLRISQDDQVAEIQAQGLSKDFVQWVNQGEAFWY; this is encoded by the exons ATGATGGCTCATATGAATCAGATCCTGCAGTTGAG ATTGTTCGAGTTGAACTCCAAGGTGGTGCTGCATTTCTTTTATTCTCGTCTGGTACCTCTTGTACTTCTTCTGGTTGAAG GTTCCACGCCTATAGATATTGGAGAACATGGATGTGAAATGCTTCTGGTAGTAAAGAAGGCAACACAAGAGTCTGGTTCAAAATTTGAACTGCTAGGTTTTGCAGCTGTGCATAACTTCTATCATTATCCTGAGAGTATTCGCTTACGAATCAGCCAG GATGATCAAGTTGCTGAGATCCAGGCTCAAGGATTATCTAAGGATTTTGTGCAGTGGGTTAATCAAGGAGAGGCATTTTGGTACTGA